One window of Hoplias malabaricus isolate fHopMal1 chromosome 16, fHopMal1.hap1, whole genome shotgun sequence genomic DNA carries:
- the LOC136672021 gene encoding A disintegrin and metalloproteinase with thrombospondin motifs 17-like: protein MSEAGSYGKDNWPHSLGLLSICLLMVLATCSSSCGRGLQSRVVQCMHRVTGRHGNDCPVVLKPPAYRQCHQGACNEKVNVNTITSPRLAALTYKCTGDQWTVYCRVIREKNLCQDMRWYQRCCQTCRDFYANTMPHKS, encoded by the exons ATGTCTGAGGCCGGGAGTTATGGCAAAGACAACTGGCCTCACTCTCTGGGtcttctctccatctgtctgctCATGGTGCTAGCTACT tgCTCATCATCCTGTGGGCGTGGTCTTCAGTCCAGAGTGGTCCAGTGCATGCACAGAGTGACGGGTCGCCATGGCAACGACTGCCCCGTGGTCCTGAAGCCCCCAGCGTACCGGCAGTGCCACCAGGGGGCATGCAATGAAAAAGTCAATGTCAACACCATCACTTCTCCCAGACTGG CGGCGCTGACCTATAAGTGCACGGGGGATCAGTGGACGGTGTACTGCAGAGTGATCCGGGAGAAGAACCTGTGCCAGGACATGCGCTGGTACCAACGCTGCTGCCAAACCTGCAGAGACTTTTACGCCAACACAATGCCCCACAAGAGTTAA